tgtacagctttgacagtgttgatggagaggcactgtacagctttgacagtgttgatggtgttgatggagaggcactgtacagctttgacagtgttgatggggaggcactgtacagctttgacagtgttgatggggaggcactgtacagctttgacagtgttgatggagaggcactgtacagctttgacagtgttgatggtgttgatggagaggcactgtacagctttgacagtgttgatggggaggcactgtacagctttgacagtgttgatggggaggcactgtacagctttgacagtgttgatggtgttgatggagaggcactgtacagctttgacagtgttgacagtgttgatggagagacactgtacagctttgacagtgttgatggtgttgatggagaggcactgtacagctttcacagtgttgacagtgttgatggagaggcactgtacagctttgacagtgttgatggggaggcactgtacagctttgacagtgttgatggagaggcactgtacagctttgacagtgttgatggtgttgatggagcggcactgtacagctttgacagtgttgatggagaggcactgtacagctttgacagtgttgatggtgttgatggagaggcactgtacagctttgacagtgttgatggggagacACTGTAcatctttgacagtgttgatggagagacactgtacagctttgacagtgttgatggagaggcactgtacagctttgacagtgttgatggagaggcactgtacagctttgacagtgttgacagtgttgatggtgttgatggagaggcactgtacagttttaagagtgttgatggagaggcactgtacagctttgacagtgttgatggagaggcactgtacagcattgacagtgttgatggagaggcactgtacagctttgacagtgttgatggagaggcactgtacagctttgacagtgttgatggagaggcactgtacagctttgacagtgttgatggagaggcactgtacagctttaacagtgttgatggagaggcactgtacagctttgacagtgaggatggggaggcactgtacagctttgacagtgttgatggtgttgctggggaggcactgtacacctttgacagtgttgatggtgttgatggagaggcactgtacagctttgacagtgttgatggagaggcactgtacagctttgacagtgttggtggagaggcactgtacagctttgacagtgttgatggtgttgatggagaggcactgtacagctttgacagtgttgatggggaggcactgtacagctttgacagtgttgatggtgttgatggagaggcactgtacagctttgacagtgttgatggagaagcactgtacagctttgacagtgttgatggagaggcactgttcagctttgacagtgttgacagtgttgatggagagacactgtacagctttgacagtgttgatggttttgatggagaggcactgtacagctgtgacagcgttgatggagaggcactgtacagctttgacagtgttgatggagtggcactgtacagctttgacagtgttgatggtgttgatggcgagacactgtacagctttaacagtgttgatggagaggcactgtacagctttgacagtgttgacagtgttgatggagaggcactgtacagctttgacagtgttgatggggaggcactgtacagctttgacagtgttgatggagaggcactgtacagctttgacagtgttgatggggaggcactgtacagctttgacaatgttgatggtgttgatggagaggcactgtacagctttgacagtgttgatggtgttgatggagaggcactgtacagctttgacagtgttgatggggagggactgtacagctttgacaatgttgatggtgttgatggagaggcactgtacagctttgacagtgttgatggagaggcactgtacagctttgacagtgttgatggtgttgatggagagacactgtacagctttaacagagttgatggtgttgatggagaggcactgtacagctttgacagtgttgatggagaggcactgtacagctttgacagtgttgatggataggcactgtacagctttgacagtgttgatggagaggcactgtacagctttgacagtgttgacagtgttgatggagaggcactgtacagctttgacagtgttgatggagaggcactgtacagctttgacagtgttgatggagaggcactgtacagctttgacagtgttgatggtgttgatggggaggcactgtacagctttgacaatgttgatggtgttgatggagaggcactgtacagctttgacagtgttgatggggaggcactgtacagctttgacagtgttgatttagaggcactgtacagctttgacagtgttgatggtgttgatggagagggacTGTAGAGCTTTTACAGTGTTGATGGAgatgcactgtacagctttgacagtgttgatggagaggcactgtacagcattgacagtgttgatggagaggcactgtacagctttgacagtgttgatggagaggcactgtacaggtttgacagtgttgatggagaggcactgtactgctttgacagtgttgatggagaggcacagtacagctttgacagtgttgatggagaggcactgtacagctttgacagtgttgatggagaggcactgtacagctttgacagtgttgatggagaggcactgtacagctttgacagtgttgatggagaggcactgtacagctttgacagtgttgatggggaggcactgtacagctttgacagtgttgatggtgttgatggggaggcactgtacagctttgacagtgttgatggagagacactgtacagctttgacagtgttgacagtgttgatggagagacactgtacagctttgacagtgttgatggtgttgatggagaggcactgttcagctttgacagtgttgacagtgttgatggagagacactgtacagctttgacagtgttgatggtgttgatggagaggcactgtacagctttgacagtgttgatggagaggcactgtacagtttgacagtgttgatggtgctgatggagaggcactgtacagctttgacagttttgatggagaggcactgtacagctttgacagtgttgatggagaggcactgtacagctttgacagtgttgctggtgttgatggagaggcactgtacagctttgacagtgttgatggagaggcactgtacagctttgacagtgttgatggtgttgatggagaggcactgtacagctttgacagtgttgatggagaggcactgtacagctttgacagtgttgacagtgttgatggagaggcactgtacagctttgacagtgttgatggtgttgatggagaggcactgtacagctttgacagtgttgatggagaggcactgtacagctttgacagtgttgatggtgttgatggagaggcactgtacagctttgacagtgttgatggggaggcactgtacagctttgacagtgttgatttagaggcactgtacagctttgacagtgttgatggagaggcactgtacagctttgacagtgttgatggtgttgatggggaggcactgtacagctttgacaatgttgatggtgttgatggagaggcactgtacagctttgacagtgttgatggggaggcactgtacagctttgacagtgttgatttagaggcactgtacagctttgacagtgttgatggtgttgatggagagggacTGTAGAGCTTTTACAGTGTTGATGGAgatgcactgtacagctttgacagtgttgatggagaggcactgtacagcattgacagtgttgatggagaggcactgtacagctttgacagtg
The genomic region above belongs to Scyliorhinus torazame isolate Kashiwa2021f chromosome 6, sScyTor2.1, whole genome shotgun sequence and contains:
- the LOC140424648 gene encoding uncharacterized protein, coding for MKEPEGEVDNFLRGVVLEKGLPDMAEEADSIVTRQMELNKYLKEIFAQAALYSFDSVDGEALYSFDSVDGVDGEALYSFDSVDGEALYSFDSVDGEALYSFDSVDGVDGEALYSFDSVDSVDGEALYSFDSVDGVDGEALYSFNSVDGEVLYSFDSVDGEALYSFDSVDGVDGEALYSFDSVDGVDGEALYSFDSVDGVDGEALYSFNSVDGEVLYSFDSVDGEALYSFDSVDGEALYSFDSVDGEALYSFDSVDGEALYSFDSVDGETLYSFDSVDGEALYSFDSVDGEALYSFDSVDGVDGEALYSFDSVDGEALYSFDSVDGEALYSFDSVDGEALYSFDSVDGVDGEALYSFDSVDGEALYSFDSVDGEALYSFDSVDGVDGEALYSFDSVDSVDGETLYSFDSVDGVDGEALYSFHSVDSVDGEALYSFDSVDGEALYSFDSVDGEALYSFDSVDGVDGAALYSFDSVDGEALYSFDSVDGVDGEALYSFDSVDGETLYIFDSVDGETLYSFDSVDGEALYSFDSVDGEALYSFDSVDSVDGVDGEALYSFKSVDGEL